A single window of Hemibagrus wyckioides isolate EC202008001 linkage group LG28, SWU_Hwy_1.0, whole genome shotgun sequence DNA harbors:
- the nanos2 gene encoding nanos homolog 1, translating to MQRNTGDRQNSPKHFFMWHDYLGLRAMVARLARAGDLEQLQSSSQEPSPGFEEPTWCPDATPGTSGSNGQSLGQNLERSVCGFCKQNGESAEIYTTHRLKARNGRVLCPVLRNYVCPICGATGDTAHTRHYCPARALELAHPRSDVISPAVGLQYLKCRALGTEVSVHTGSEFSM from the coding sequence ATGCAGAGGAACACCGGAGACCGACAGAACTCTCCTAAACACTTCTTCATGTGGCATGACTACCTGGGGCTCAGAGCCATGGTGGCCCGTCTGGCACGCGCGGGTGATCTTGAGCAGCTCCAGTCTTCCTCACAAGAACCTTCCCCCGGGTTCGAGGAGCCCACCTGGTGCCCTGATGCCACACCGGGAACTTCCGGTAGCAATGGCCAGAGCCTCGGACAGAACTtggagagaagtgtgtgtggctTCTGCAAACAGAACGGGGAGAGCGCGGAGATCTACACGACCCACCGGCTGAAAGCGCGCAACGGCCGCGTCCTATGTCCGGTGCTGAGGAACTACGTGTGTCCGATCTGCGGAGCCACCGGGGATACCGCGCACACCCGCCACTACTGCCCCGCGCGCGCGCTCGAGCTCGCGCACCCCCGCTCTGACGTCATCAGCCCTGCGGTGGGACTACAGTACCTGAAGTGTAGAGCTCTCGGTACCGAGGTTTCTGTTCACACCGGCTCCGAGTTcagtatgtaa